One stretch of Streptomyces sp. 135 DNA includes these proteins:
- a CDS encoding sulfurtransferase yields the protein MNAIISASELASDLAGENPPVLLDVRWQHQGSLRDAYEEGHIPSAVFVDLDADLAGPAGPRGRHPLPDVDHFGAVMRAAGVSADRAVVVYDGGQNWAAARLWWMLRWTGHACVRVLDGGLALWTGPLESGAGTAPAEGTFEPAPNSTDFLDADSAAALARSGLLLDARAAERYRGEVEPIDKVAGHIPGAVSAPTTENVAQDGRFKPAAELADRFKALGASGTSEVGVYCGSGVSGAHEVLALAVAGIPAALYVGSWSEWSADGSRPVATGPDPQ from the coding sequence ATGAACGCCATCATCTCCGCATCCGAACTCGCGAGCGACCTGGCGGGCGAGAATCCGCCGGTCCTGCTCGATGTCCGCTGGCAGCACCAGGGCTCCCTGCGCGACGCCTACGAGGAAGGGCACATTCCGTCGGCTGTCTTCGTCGACCTGGACGCCGACCTGGCAGGACCCGCGGGCCCCCGGGGCCGCCACCCGCTCCCCGACGTGGACCACTTCGGGGCCGTGATGCGGGCCGCGGGGGTCTCGGCGGACCGCGCTGTCGTCGTGTACGACGGTGGCCAGAACTGGGCGGCCGCACGCCTGTGGTGGATGTTGCGCTGGACGGGGCACGCCTGCGTGCGTGTCCTTGACGGCGGCCTCGCCCTGTGGACCGGCCCCCTGGAGTCGGGCGCCGGAACGGCCCCGGCCGAGGGCACGTTCGAGCCGGCCCCCAACAGCACGGACTTCCTCGACGCGGACTCCGCGGCGGCCCTGGCCCGCTCCGGCCTGCTCCTGGACGCCCGCGCGGCCGAGCGCTACCGCGGCGAGGTCGAGCCGATCGACAAGGTGGCCGGGCACATCCCCGGCGCGGTCTCGGCGCCGACCACCGAGAACGTCGCACAGGACGGCCGCTTCAAGCCCGCCGCCGAGCTGGCGGACCGCTTCAAGGCACTGGGTGCCTCCGGTACTTCGGAGGTCGGCGTCTACTGCGGCTCGGGCGTCTCGGGCGCCCATGAGGTGCTGGCCCTCGCGGTCGCGGGCATTCCGGCCGCGCTGTACGTCGGCTCCTGGTCGGAGTGGTCGGCGGACGGTTCGCGTCCGGTCGCCACGGGCCCGGACCCGCAGTAG
- the sepH gene encoding septation protein SepH: MPELRVVAVSNDGTRLVLKAADSTEYTLPIDERLRAAVRGDRPRLGQIEIEVESHLRPRDIQARIRAGASAEEVAQFAGIPVDRVRRFEGPVLAERAFMAERARKTPVRRPGENTGPQLGEAVQERLLLRGADKESVQWDSWRRDDGTWEVLLVYRVATEPHSASWTYDPPRRLVQAVDDEARSLIGETDDIAAPEPSFPFVPRIARLPRDRPPERPLDRALDRQLDRQSIPASPAEPAEETDGVVPAVAEQERDSLTSLLEAVPSFRGDMVVPERPSAATTAELPPPAQEEPELEPEAEEPPAASAGAGSAYADVLMPRSVASHRDRLVGSTDRQAEADGVRPGRRAAVPSWDEIVFGTRRKKQE; the protein is encoded by the coding sequence ATGCCCGAACTGCGTGTCGTGGCCGTCAGCAACGACGGCACACGGCTGGTGCTGAAGGCTGCGGACAGCACGGAGTACACGCTTCCGATCGATGAGCGGCTGCGTGCGGCCGTCCGCGGCGACCGGCCCCGACTCGGACAGATCGAGATCGAGGTGGAGAGCCACCTCCGCCCGCGCGACATCCAGGCGCGGATACGTGCCGGTGCCAGTGCGGAAGAAGTGGCCCAGTTCGCCGGGATCCCGGTCGACCGCGTCCGCCGGTTCGAAGGCCCCGTGCTCGCTGAGCGCGCCTTCATGGCGGAGCGCGCCAGAAAGACCCCCGTACGCCGTCCGGGTGAGAACACCGGGCCCCAGCTCGGCGAGGCCGTGCAGGAGCGGCTGCTGCTGCGCGGCGCCGACAAGGAGTCCGTCCAGTGGGACTCCTGGCGCCGTGACGACGGCACCTGGGAGGTCCTGCTCGTCTACCGCGTCGCGACCGAGCCGCACTCCGCGAGCTGGACGTACGACCCGCCCCGGCGGCTCGTCCAGGCCGTGGACGACGAGGCGCGCTCGCTGATCGGCGAGACGGACGACATCGCCGCGCCCGAGCCCAGCTTCCCGTTCGTGCCGCGCATCGCCCGGCTCCCCCGGGACCGTCCGCCGGAGCGGCCACTCGACCGCGCCCTGGACCGGCAGCTCGACCGCCAGAGCATCCCGGCCTCCCCCGCCGAACCGGCGGAGGAGACCGACGGCGTGGTGCCCGCGGTCGCCGAGCAGGAGCGCGACTCGCTGACCAGCCTCCTGGAGGCGGTGCCCAGCTTCCGTGGCGACATGGTGGTGCCCGAGCGGCCCTCGGCCGCGACCACCGCGGAACTGCCGCCGCCCGCCCAGGAAGAGCCCGAGCTGGAGCCGGAGGCCGAGGAGCCGCCCGCGGCGTCGGCCGGCGCCGGCTCGGCCTACGCGGACGTCCTCATGCCGCGCTCGGTGGCCAGCCACCGCGACCGCCTGGTCGGTTCCACCGACCGCCAGGCCGAGGCCGACGGAGTGCGCCCAGGGCGCCGCGCCGCGGTGCCCAGCTGGGACGAGATCGTCTTCGGCACGCGCCGCAAGAAGCAGGAGTAG